In one Anticarsia gemmatalis isolate Benzon Research Colony breed Stoneville strain chromosome 9, ilAntGemm2 primary, whole genome shotgun sequence genomic region, the following are encoded:
- the LOC142975437 gene encoding uncharacterized protein LOC142975437, translating into MTETQFNVTWESYPNHVSKGISSLQQNGEFVDMTLAAEGHLVKVHQNVVALASPYLKAMLLTVPCQHPVIFLNNISHEVLGYILEYIYTGEVKVPSNRISKFIKACRSLCINGIKDNIEEPKVPPVSTVQIKQQEFQESRVDNEVENFAAHITINPQENDYNLQLIPNQNNISNSRNNEQLVSTQAVSNMGYNAPDINVPTKIENIETVEDAAICDNSIDINSINNFMIINPAQSSSHNLNLSTTEEIKPLQELIDINLNTEHIQTQPIENAFMELPSGLSENLPTDSNVELQTNAIQNPIQITLDPGIWQKSNQNDPELELQTNTIENGSSLLMKPNWQILPSQDNTNVELSSNLPVNVPLNASNWQTAASNKPKITIISDKILSKMKSKHNSCVKLGTSEEINSTKITLNKVDRIRMDKIPHYSISNRGSIQLLLNRFLYHSHHHSHQGRKRRWRCIDYRKTRCKAYIDTDNEEITAMFEEHDHPNHENSIRLKIKKKIVFTSLTTTLETIEKAEDNEKKPTKKRNKIDTN; encoded by the exons ATGACTGAAACCCAGTTCAACGTCACCTGGGAATCTTATCCGAACCATGTATCTAAAGGAATCTCTTCTTTGCAAcag AATGGTGAGTTTGTGGATATGACTTTGGCTGCTGAAGGGCACCTCGTAAAAGTTCATCAAAATGTTGTGGCTCTTGCTAGCCCATATCTTAAAGCGATGCTACTGACTGTTCCATGTCAGCATCCAGTAATATTTcttaat AATATAAGTCATGAAGTACTCGGTTACATTTTGGAGTATATCTATACAGGAGAAGTGAAAGTACCCAGTAATAGAATTAGCAAGTTTATTAAAGCTTGTCGTTCACTATGCATCAATGGAATCAAAGACAATATTGAAGAACCTAAG GTTCCACCAGTAAGTACAGTACAAATAAAGCAGCAAGAGTTTCAAGAAAGCAG GGTTGACAATGAAGTTGAGAATTTTGCTGCACATATAACTATCAACCCACAAGAGAATGATTACAATTTACAGCTTATTCccaatcaaaacaatataagtAATAGTAGAAATAATGAACAATTAGTCTCAACTCAAGCTGTTTCTAATATGGGGTACAATGCGCCAGATATTAATGTACCAACTAAAATTGAAAACATAGAGACAGTTGAAGATGCAGCCATTTGTGATAATAGTATTGATATCAATagcattaacaattttatgattataaatCCTGCCCAAAGCTCAAGTCACAATTTAAACTTAAGTACCACAGAAGAAATAAAACCACTTCAAGAACTCATTGATATAAATCTGAATACAGAACATATACAAACTCAACCTATTGAAAATGCATTCATGGAGTTACCTAGTGGCCTATCAGAAAATCTACCAACTGATTCAAATGTCGAGCTGCAGACTAATGCTATACAGAATCCAATCCAAATTACACTTGACCCAGGTATCTGGcaaaaaagtaatcaaaacGATCCTGAATTGGAATTACAAACCAATACAATTGAAAATGGAAGTAGCCTTTTAATGAAACCTAATTGGCAAATATTACCTAGTCAAGATAATACTAATGTTGAACTAAGTAGTAATCTTCCAGTGAATGTGCCATTGAATGCAAGTAATTGGCAGACTGCAGCAAGTAATAAAcctaaaatcacaataatttctgacaaaatattgtcaaaaatgAAATCGAAACATAACTCATGTGTGAAATTAGGCACAAGTGAAGAAATCAACTCAACTAAAATCACTCTAAACAAAGTCGACCGAATTAGAATGG acAAAATACCACATTACTCAATATCCAACAGAGGATCAATACAGTTGTTGCTGAATCGGTTCTTATATCATTCTCATCATCATTCCCACCAAGGACGCAAGAGACGGTGGCGATGTATAGACTACAGGAAAACACGTTGTAAAGCCTATATTGATACGGACAATGAAGAAATTACCGccat GTTTGAAGAACATGATCACCCAAATCACGAAAACAGTATTagactgaaaattaaaaagaaaatcgtGTTTACATCACTGACGACTACTCTTGAAACTATCGAGAAAGCAGAAGATAATGAGAAAAAACCTACTaagaaacgaaataaaattgataCGAATTAA
- the L2HGDH gene encoding L-2-hydroxyglutarate dehydrogenase encodes MTASIAMQTARLTGFYNLRRYLSAAPTSTSSCHRTSNQTQEKYDVVVVGGGIVGTASARELILRHPKLKVAVVEKENDFALHQSGNNSGVIHAGIYYKPGSLKATLCVKGMDLMYKYCEENKILYKECGKLIVATEREEIPRLLELYDRGIKNGVKDLKLVDSKGIREIEPLCQGIQGIWSPHTGIVSYADVTKSYVKDITTNGGKSYLNFEVKTFKESTDPEYPVLLSNDKDLTVCAKYVLTCCGLHSDTVAVLTGCPENPKIIPFRGEYLYVKEEKCHLAKTNIYPVPDPRFPFLGVHITPRVDGRIILGPNALLAFSKEGYKWTDFNLKDIKEVMGFAGFQKLAMKYVGFGVKEMIKSLIVPLQVKGVQRFIKEIKTSDVESGPAGVRAQALSEDGSLIEDFVFDTRTGTGALGARVLHCRNAPSPGATSSLAIAMMITDKMEEHFKLK; translated from the exons ATGACAGCAAGCATAGCAATGCAGACTGCAAGGCTCACTGGTTTCTATAATTTACGTCGCTATTTATCAGCAGCTCCAACAAGTACCTCTTCATGCCACAG AACTTCAAATCAAACACAGGAGAAGTATGATGTTGTAGTTGTTGGTGGTGGTATAGTTGGCACAGCATCAGCTAGAGAGTTAATTTTAAGACATCCTAAGCTAAAGGTAGCAGTtgttgaaaaagaaaatgattttgCCCTTCATCAAAGTGGAAACAACAGTGGTGTGATTCATGCAGGCATTTATTATAAACCAGGGTCATTAAAAGCAACACTATGTGTGAAGGGTATGGATTTAATGTACAAGTATTGTGAAGAGAACAAAATACTGTATAAGGAATGTGGTAAGCTCATAGTGGCCACAGAGAGAGAAGAAATACCTAGACTTCTAGAGTTATATGACCGTGGTATAAAAAATGGTGTGAAAGATTTGAAGCTAGTTGACAGCAAGGGAATTCGTGAGATTGAACCTCTCTGTCAAGGAATACAAGGCATTTGGTCACCTCACACTGGAATTGTATCTTATGCTGATGTAACAAAGTCTTATGTCAAAGATATTACCACCAATGGGGGCAAGTCTTACCTCAACTTTGAAGTTAAGACATTTAAAGAATCAACGGATCCAGAATATCCTGTTCTTTTGTCAAATGATAAAGACCTGACTGTTTGTGCAAAGTATGTCCTCACTTGCTGTGGTCTACATTCAGACACAGTAGCAGTATTAACTGGTTGCCCGGAAAATCCCAAGATAATACCATTCCGGGGAGAGTATTTGTATGTGAAGGAGGAAAAATGTCATTTAGCCAAGACAAATATTTATCCTGTACCTGATCCAAGGTTTCCATTTTTGGGAGTACATATAACTCCTAGAGTTGATGGAAGAATCATATTGGGACCTAATGCTTTATTAGCATTCAGTAAAGAAGGATACAA ATGGACTGATTTCAATTTAAAAGACATCAAAGAGGTAATGGGATTTGCTGGTTTTCAAAAGCTAGCAATGAAATATGTTGGGTTTGGTGTGAAAGAGATGATCAAATCACTCATTGTTCCTCTTCAAGTGAAAGGTGTGCAGagatttattaaagaaataaagacTAGTGATGTGGAGTCAGGACCAGCAGGAGTTAGAGCACAAGCTTTAAGTGAAGATG GGAGCTTGATAGAGGACTTTGTTTTTGACACAAGAACAGGGACTGGTGCACTGGGAGCCAGAGTATTGCATTGTAGGAATGCACCATCCCCAGGAGCCACCTCATCACTGGCTATTGCCATGATGATCACAGATAAAATGGAAGAACACTTCaaactaaaataa
- the LOC142975499 gene encoding post-GPI attachment to proteins factor 2-like yields MYLPLHNVPEKKHYIKIPARFCFSVVSLPLFAFITCVLITMYKDFESANNTHCKVPNVFPSISASIGNYEPQITIWKTCIFLHAPMRFYMVYLRWKYYSKVIQENCIIIVKLAVFLNVIENLTLLGLTHWTSSRNYKYHEFCFKTFIGTSVFYMLFICILLTKYRRRPNITYREKHSVKLKWRAFVVNVTSFAFAAYFFLRHNSQCEPYIYSMFGFSEYIVVISNIIFHLTTAYDLQFNYLYLSSSGVAVD; encoded by the exons atgtaCCTACCTCTTCACAATGTGCCTGAAAAGAAACATTACATCAAGATACCTGCGAGGTTTTGTTTTTCCGTGGTATCGCTACCATTATTTGCATTCATAACTTGTGTTTTGATAACAATGTACAAGGATTTTGAAAGTGCTAACAATACGCATTGTAAGGTTCCCAATGTCTTCCCTTCAATATCAGCATCAATAGGTAATTATGAACCGCAAATAACAATATGGAAAACATGTATTTTCCTACATGCACCAATGCGATTTTACATGGTTTATCTAAGATggaaatattattcaaaagtgATACAAGAGAACTGTATAATTATAGTGAAGCTAGCAGTATTTCTCAATGTTATAGAGAATTTAACATTATTGGGATTAACACATTGGACTTCATCAAGAAATTACA AGTACCATGAGTtctgtttcaaaacttttattggtacatcagtattttacatgctgTTTATATGCATATTGCTTACCAAATATAGAAGGAGGCCAAATATAACATATAGAGAAAAACATTCTGTGAAATTAAAATGGAGAGCATTTGTAGTAAATGTTACTTCATTTGCATTTGCAGCTTATTTCTTCCTCAGGCATAACAGTCAATGTGAACCATACA TATATTCAATGTTTGGGTTCTCAGAGTACATTGTCGTTATTAGCAACATTATATTCCATTTAACAACAGCATATGATCTTCAAttcaattacttatatttatcaAGCAGTGGGGTTGCTGTTGATTGA
- the LOC142975255 gene encoding uncharacterized protein LOC142975255 has protein sequence MENILNKNIFDDSDLDKLSPDYKPDDLVLRMQMRRTMVKDTHNHGAVRSTAWTRLKSVVFNNEILIDDGMNANESDKDIFLPDLYDDGKELELRNDDEFKLNTKTKPVKHIKFCKEIKYKKSKQSKGELLDLNKDINENNEDIFRVACVHKFSNPEPSPANLSVEEKEQLIKNSYVSPNNTDRPVGDLQELLVMMAISTKPSNNDEIYEVVECSGELTTNHYYLDNNVDDNSLTTNTPNHEGIDNILSITPLRVQINEREKYLMEKVINRWRQYVNNRKKHVDEQRQTTLKNFFDKIAKKKMDMKQLDEYEQKAKQQLRDYNTYQHRYKVQKHIIALQKAKLEEQNRLIEELKYNKIIEASRQSVDAMREEVRRTYYEIDRQLKPKLKCMTNELKIPELEEQSLVLHCLKVPQFLQRMEKRAREREEKHAMIRERRLQMEEERIRIKQQAELAKAEMDKEEKMRRMKELKEKRKRERIENIRKKQWTERLRALIVMADLHYEKTLMNKYGIAPLRKLVAMKRDNIEKARAHYRFQLKNNVFLHWMWYTEDMWFERNFRAEDFYRKTLLRKVFAGFRMIHNSVAIKKQVADDYYDLYVTQLGFRMWREGIQVIRKENELKLQKAVLYHESNLLFKAFTCWRTLPALNALKREQEARKARWREKVLQVVPDYTPPDE, from the exons ATGGagaatattctaaataaaaatatattcgatGATAGTGATTTGGATAAACTATCTCCGGACTACAAGCCCGATGATCTGGTGTTGCGAATGCAGATGAGAAGGACAATG GTAAAAGACACACACAACCATGGGGCAGTCAGAAGTACAGCTTGGACAAG GTTAAAATCAGTAGTATTTAACAATGAGATACTAATTGATGACGGCATGAATGCGAATGAAAGCgataaagatattttcttaCCAGATCTTTACGATGATGGAAAAGAATTAGAATTGCGAAATGATGATGAATTTAAGTTGAATACCAAAACGAAACCAGTGAAACATATAAAGTTTTGCAaagaaataaagtataaaaagtcTAAACAATCCAAAGGCGAGTTGTTGGATCTCAACAAAGATATAAACGAAAACAATGAAGACATATTTAGAGTCGCATGTGTTCATAAATTTTCAAATCCTGAGCCGTCACCCGCGAACCTAAGTGTAGAAGAAAAAGAGCAATTGATTAAAAACAGTTATGTGTCTCCAAATAACACGGACCGACCAGTAGGTGACCTACAAGAACTATTGGTTATGATGGCTATAAGCACTAAACCAAGTAATAACGACGAAATATATGAGGTCGTAGAATGCAGTGGTGAATTAACTACAAATCATTACTATTTAGATAACAATGTTGACGATAATTCATTAACAACTAACACTCCCAATCATGAAGGTATTGATAATATCTTAAGTATAACTCCATTGAGAGTACAAATCAATGAGAGAGAGAAATACCTTATGGAGAAAGTCATAAACAGGTGGAGGCAATACGtcaataatagaaaaaaacatgtaGATGAACAAAGGCAAACTACtctaaaaaacttttttgataaGATAGCAAAGAAGAAGATGGATATGAAGCAGCTAGATGAATATGAACAGAAAGCTAAACAACAATTAAGGGACTATAACACATATCAACACAG atataaaGTGCAAAAACACATAATAGCACTTCAAAAAGCAAAACTAGAGGAGCAAAATCGGCTAATAGAAGAATTGAAGTACAATAAGATAATAGAAGCTTCGCGCCAGTCAGTTGATGCCATGAGGGAAGAAGTTCGTCGGACGTATTACGAAATTGATCGCCAGTTGAAGcctaaattaaaatgtatgactAATGAGTTGAAAATACCTGAACTTGAAG AGCAGTCTCTAGTTCTGCATTGCCTCAAAGTGCCACAGTTTTTGCAAAGGATGGAGAAAAGAGCTCGTGAACGAGAGGAAAAACATGCTATGATAAGAGAACGAAGACTACAGATGGAAGAAGAGCGTATTCGAATTAAACAACAA gCTGAATTGGCAAAGGCCGAAATGGATAAAGAGGAAAAAATGAGAAGAATGAAGGAGTTGAAAGAAAAAAGGAAAAGGGAAAGGATCGAAAACATACGGAAAAAGCAGTGGACCGAACGATTGAGGGCACTTATTGTAATGGCCGACTTGCATTATGAGAAAACTTTGATGAATAAGTATGGAATAGCTCCACTGAGAAAATTAGTTGCAATGAAACGTGATAATATTGAAAAAGCTAGAGCACATTATCGATTtcaacttaaaaataatgtatttttgcaCTGGATGTGGTACACAGAAGATATGTGGTTTGAAAGAAATTTCAGAGCTGAAGATTTTTACCGCAAGACTCTGTTAAGAAAAGTCTTCGCAGGTTTTAGAATG ATCCATAACAGTGTAGCTATAAAGAAGCAAGTTGCTGACGACTACTACGACCTGTACGTTACACAGTTAGGCTTCAGAATGTGGCGCGAGGGCATACAAGTGATCAGGAAGGAAAACGAACTGAAATTGCAAAAAGCAGTATTATATCATGAAAG CAATCTGCTGTTTAAAGCATTCACATGTTGGAGAACTTTGCCTGCACTGAACGCATTGAAGAGGGAACAAGAAGCTAGGAAGGCACGGTGGAGGGAAAAAGTGCTACAAGTTGTACCTGATTATACACCACCTGACGAATAG